The following are encoded together in the Pseudomonas maumuensis genome:
- a CDS encoding GlxA family transcriptional regulator, whose product MASLRYSKQLGLGLQPMFEIGLVSPDGLPVDSFSNVQLPVDSGLNDADVIILPAFWDDFDNLLQRYPQVLPWLRAQHARGAVLCAEASGVFWLAESGLLDGKEATTYWRFFSSFAERFPKIRLNQDKHLTDADNLYCAGGTTSACDLYIYLIERFCGANVARAVARDILYEVQRSYTPGRMGFGGQKLHQDLIILQIQHWLEEHFADKFRFEDVARNHGMSIRNFMRRFQSATGDKPLHYLQRLRIETAKGLLSSTRKSIKTISYEVGYDDASFFARLFRQHTELSPNQYRQQFMQEA is encoded by the coding sequence GATCGGCCTGGTGAGCCCGGACGGTTTGCCCGTGGACAGCTTCAGCAACGTGCAGTTGCCGGTCGACAGCGGCCTCAACGATGCCGACGTGATCATCCTGCCGGCCTTCTGGGACGACTTCGACAACCTGCTGCAACGCTATCCGCAGGTGCTGCCCTGGCTGCGCGCGCAACATGCCCGCGGCGCGGTGCTGTGCGCCGAGGCCAGCGGCGTGTTCTGGCTAGCCGAGTCGGGGCTGCTCGACGGCAAGGAGGCGACCACCTACTGGCGCTTTTTCAGCAGCTTCGCCGAGCGCTTCCCGAAGATCCGCCTGAACCAGGACAAGCACCTGACCGACGCCGACAATCTCTACTGCGCCGGCGGCACCACCTCGGCCTGCGACCTGTACATCTACCTGATCGAACGCTTCTGCGGCGCCAACGTGGCCCGTGCGGTGGCCCGCGACATCCTCTACGAGGTGCAGCGCAGCTATACCCCGGGGCGGATGGGCTTCGGCGGCCAGAAGCTGCACCAGGACCTGATCATCCTGCAGATCCAGCACTGGCTCGAAGAACACTTCGCCGACAAGTTCCGCTTCGAGGATGTGGCACGCAACCACGGCATGAGCATCCGCAACTTCATGCGCCGCTTCCAGAGCGCCACCGGCGACAAGCCCCTGCACTACCTGCAGCGCCTGCGCATCGAGACCGCCAAGGGCCTGCTGTCGAGCACGCGCAAGAGCATCAAGACCATCAGCTACGAGGTGGGCTACGACGACGCGAGTTTCTTCGCCCGGCTGTTCCGCCAGCACACCGAACTGTCGCCGAACCAGTATCGCCAGCAGTTCATGCAAGAGGCCTGA